From the Deinococcus arcticus genome, one window contains:
- a CDS encoding IS3 family transposase: MTPTEKRAVIQELITARVRPGRACLLVGLPKSSWHYRATPRQDSALRQRIRALALLHPRRGSRFIHALLVQEGQHINRKRVRRIWREEALTIKPKTSKKIRTGTSIPMHAESPNHVWTYDFIFDQTLNGTILKILTLTDEFTRQSLAVRVHASFTSADVKDVLNEVIAERGAPGFIRSDNGSEFIARDLGIWLAVQDIGTRFIQPGKPWQNGFAESFHARLREECLNQEVFYSARHAQVVLEGYRAFYNTSRPHSSLKYRTPDEFAQLARRQAEVPLCGQSTAEAAVIPPPG, from the coding sequence GTGACGCCCACCGAGAAACGCGCGGTGATCCAGGAACTGATCACTGCGCGGGTCAGGCCCGGTCGGGCCTGCTTGCTGGTGGGCCTCCCGAAATCCTCCTGGCACTACCGTGCTACACCGCGCCAGGACAGCGCACTTCGGCAACGGATCCGCGCGTTGGCCCTCCTCCACCCTCGACGCGGCTCCCGGTTCATTCACGCGCTGCTGGTCCAGGAAGGTCAGCACATCAACCGGAAAAGGGTCCGGCGCATCTGGCGCGAAGAAGCCCTCACCATCAAACCGAAGACCAGCAAGAAAATCCGCACAGGGACGTCTATTCCGATGCATGCCGAGTCTCCCAATCACGTCTGGACCTACGACTTCATCTTTGACCAGACCCTGAACGGAACCATCCTGAAGATCCTGACCTTGACCGACGAATTCACCCGGCAGTCGTTGGCCGTGCGGGTCCACGCGTCCTTCACGTCCGCGGACGTGAAGGACGTCCTGAATGAGGTGATCGCTGAACGTGGGGCACCAGGATTCATCCGCAGTGACAACGGTTCAGAGTTCATCGCCCGTGACCTGGGGATCTGGCTGGCCGTCCAGGACATCGGCACGCGGTTCATTCAACCAGGGAAACCGTGGCAAAACGGCTTTGCCGAGAGTTTCCACGCTCGGCTGCGCGAGGAGTGTCTCAACCAGGAAGTGTTCTACTCGGCCAGGCACGCTCAGGTGGTGCTGGAAGGGTACCGGGCGTTTTACAACACCAGCCGGCCTCATTCCTCTCTGAAGTACCGCACGCCAGACGAATTTGCTCAGCTGGCCAGGCGTCAGGCTGAAGTCCCCCTCTGCGGACAGAGCACCGCAGAGGCGGCCGTCATCCCGCCACCTGGGTGA
- a CDS encoding transposase — translation MKTRQFTEDQIIKLLQDAKKGEKPIEELCRDFGCSPASYYGWKKKYGDTTVDEAKRLRQLEKENARLLRIVGEQRLEIDAMKGVLQKKR, via the coding sequence ATGAAAACGCGCCAGTTCACCGAAGACCAGATCATCAAATTGCTCCAGGACGCCAAGAAGGGCGAGAAACCGATCGAGGAACTCTGCCGGGACTTCGGATGCAGTCCGGCGTCCTATTACGGCTGGAAAAAGAAATACGGCGACACCACCGTGGACGAAGCCAAACGGCTTCGTCAACTCGAGAAGGAGAATGCCCGTCTCCTGCGGATCGTCGGCGAGCAGCGCCTGGAGATCGACGCCATGAAGGGTGTGCTTCAGAAAAAGCGGTGA